In Photobacterium sp. TLY01, the following proteins share a genomic window:
- a CDS encoding DUF4136 domain-containing protein: protein MRALLILIPSVVILLSGCSAKVATDYNASVDFGQYKTFQFAEPGKSSIVSLDKARLEDTIKRELRYKGLQPVQETDSKADITVNPYIREMTDFDSYGTSVGFGVGYGYSSIAYSAPVRFREYTYGKLIVELIDNKTNKVIWRSVSRRQLTENMTPTARDSFIQEQVSEMFTQYPPGQGG, encoded by the coding sequence ATGAGAGCTTTACTGATACTAATCCCCAGTGTTGTGATTCTGCTGAGCGGGTGCAGCGCCAAAGTAGCCACTGACTACAATGCCAGCGTCGACTTTGGCCAGTACAAAACCTTCCAGTTTGCTGAACCCGGAAAATCGTCAATTGTCAGTCTTGATAAAGCGCGGCTGGAAGACACCATCAAACGGGAATTAAGATACAAAGGCTTACAGCCGGTACAAGAAACAGACTCAAAGGCTGATATCACAGTAAACCCGTATATCCGTGAAATGACAGACTTTGATTCCTACGGTACCTCAGTCGGATTCGGTGTGGGATACGGTTACAGCAGTATTGCCTATTCAGCCCCGGTCAGATTCCGTGAATACACTTATGGCAAGCTGATCGTTGAACTCATTGATAACAAAACCAATAAAGTCATCTGGCGTTCTGTGTCCCGTCGTCAGTTGACAGAAAATATGACCCCGACGGCCAGAGACAGTTTTATCCAGGAACAGGTCAGTGAAATGTTTACACAATACCCGCCCGGTCAGGGCGGCTGA
- a CDS encoding nucleoside triphosphate pyrophosphohydrolase family protein: MKLTVLDQALFDHLYRDIREFRTTFDLDIDNPSTLNEQMDQLHTSLAVEELTELAEADSLVEQADAIVDTVYVLMGRLVHLGHSQVQDNLGISYMIDLLLQIAERLNIDFVPCWDEVHASNMSKVCRNEQEFSETQAFYAKQGVEITGNQKGDYIIAKCAKDVALEDKVIRKGKVLKSVYYRPADLVTLVTN; this comes from the coding sequence ATGAAACTGACTGTGCTGGATCAGGCATTGTTTGACCACTTGTATCGTGACATTAGAGAGTTTCGTACGACGTTTGATCTGGACATTGACAATCCATCAACACTCAATGAGCAAATGGATCAGTTACATACCTCGCTGGCCGTAGAAGAACTGACAGAGCTGGCGGAAGCCGATTCGCTGGTTGAGCAGGCCGATGCTATTGTCGATACTGTCTATGTTCTGATGGGGCGCCTGGTACATTTAGGTCACAGTCAGGTCCAGGACAACCTGGGGATCAGCTATATGATTGACCTGTTGCTGCAAATTGCCGAACGACTGAATATCGATTTTGTACCCTGCTGGGATGAAGTACATGCCAGTAATATGAGCAAGGTGTGTCGTAATGAGCAGGAATTCTCGGAAACACAGGCGTTTTATGCCAAGCAGGGCGTAGAGATTACAGGGAACCAGAAAGGCGATTACATCATCGCTAAATGTGCCAAAGATGTAGCGTTGGAAGATAAAGTCATACGCAAAGGAAAAGTCCTGAAATCTGTGTATTATCGTCCTGCCGATCTGGTGACACTGGTAACTAACTAA
- a CDS encoding MATE family efflux transporter, translated as MPRTHATESPHTGSLSRQLFTMTWPMMFGVLSLMSFQLVDSAFIGQLGVLPLAAQGFTLPIQMIIIGLQVGLGIATTAVISRVLGSGDGQRAKQLGGLVVLTGALIVFAVGIVIWLLRGPILSVLSAPDNVRPLIDAYWPYWLCSAWLGAMVYFAYSLCRANGNTVLPGIMMVVTSVLNMVLDPLFIFTLDLGLVGAAMATIVAFAIGMLVMFPVVIKRHWMSLNWQGLQVMTSIKELLNIMAPAMLSQLMPPLASMLATKLVAGFGAAAVAAWALGSRLEFFSIVVVLALTMSMPPMVGRCLGRKDMVSITALIRLAVKFIMVWQFAIAAILLVLSVWLPSVLSSDSSVSQLLSVHLRWVPVSLGPLGVCMLMVSVSNALGMPMRALVISCLRLFACFLPLIWLGAHLGGIKGLFIGAMFGNLAAGLMAWLCFQQGMQKVVAKFTPATMAEQN; from the coding sequence ATGCCGCGAACTCATGCCACTGAATCCCCCCATACAGGTTCGCTGTCGCGACAGCTGTTTACGATGACCTGGCCGATGATGTTTGGTGTCCTGTCGTTGATGAGCTTTCAACTGGTCGACAGTGCCTTCATCGGACAGTTAGGTGTGTTGCCACTGGCTGCACAAGGTTTCACGCTACCGATACAAATGATCATCATTGGCCTTCAGGTTGGGCTGGGAATTGCCACAACAGCGGTGATCTCTCGGGTGCTGGGCAGTGGCGATGGTCAGCGAGCCAAGCAGTTAGGTGGTCTGGTTGTGCTGACCGGGGCGCTGATTGTCTTCGCCGTCGGAATTGTCATCTGGCTATTACGGGGACCAATTCTCTCCGTGCTGAGCGCTCCGGACAATGTCCGGCCACTCATTGATGCTTACTGGCCTTACTGGTTGTGCAGCGCCTGGCTGGGTGCCATGGTTTATTTTGCCTACAGCTTGTGCCGAGCTAACGGCAATACTGTGCTGCCCGGTATCATGATGGTGGTGACCAGCGTCCTGAATATGGTGCTGGACCCGCTCTTTATTTTCACGTTGGACCTGGGGCTCGTCGGCGCTGCAATGGCGACCATCGTTGCATTTGCAATCGGTATGCTGGTGATGTTTCCGGTTGTGATTAAACGTCACTGGATGTCGCTGAACTGGCAAGGTTTGCAGGTCATGACATCCATTAAAGAACTCCTGAACATCATGGCGCCTGCCATGCTCAGCCAGCTGATGCCGCCGCTGGCTTCCATGCTGGCAACAAAACTGGTTGCAGGCTTCGGCGCTGCTGCCGTCGCTGCCTGGGCGTTAGGATCCAGGCTGGAATTTTTCTCTATTGTGGTGGTACTGGCGCTCACGATGTCTATGCCGCCCATGGTGGGCCGCTGTCTGGGCCGTAAGGACATGGTATCCATCACCGCACTGATACGGTTGGCCGTGAAATTTATCATGGTCTGGCAGTTTGCGATCGCCGCGATTTTGCTGGTGTTGTCGGTCTGGCTGCCGTCCGTACTCAGTAGCGACTCATCCGTCAGCCAGCTGCTTTCTGTACATCTTCGCTGGGTGCCTGTCAGTCTTGGCCCGCTTGGGGTGTGCATGCTGATGGTCTCGGTGAGTAACGCCCTGGGGATGCCGATGCGGGCTTTGGTGATTTCCTGTTTAAGGCTGTTCGCCTGCTTCCTGCCATTGATCTGGCTGGGCGCGCATTTGGGCGGAATAAAGGGCCTGTTTATCGGGGCGATGTTTGGTAATCTTGCCGCCGGACTGATGGCCTGGCTGTGTTTCCAGCAGGGCATGCAGAAAGTGGTCGCGAAATTCACACCTGCGACTATGGCAGAGCAGAATTAA
- a CDS encoding DJ-1/PfpI family protein, producing the protein MTEALAPDKHRGISIVIPLFPEFCLLDVSGPLTLLNALEEDITVTLVSDNTSAVLSEQGVSLMTEADFEDDLFCDLLLVPGGKGVKTSLTHPQLMQWISRQGRKARIRCAVCTGSALLAQAGLLDHKAATTSKHQYHWVSELNPKVKWQPVARWVQDGNTFTSSGTAAGLDMTLGLIAFLMGEEAARKVAIDAEYLWRNDPDDDPFAPLHLVE; encoded by the coding sequence ATGACAGAAGCCCTCGCCCCAGACAAACATCGTGGCATCAGTATTGTGATCCCCCTGTTTCCGGAATTTTGCCTGCTGGATGTCAGCGGCCCGCTGACCCTGCTGAACGCACTTGAAGAAGACATCACAGTCACGCTGGTATCGGATAACACCTCAGCCGTGCTCAGTGAGCAGGGTGTTAGCCTAATGACCGAGGCCGACTTTGAGGACGATCTGTTCTGCGATCTGTTACTGGTGCCGGGCGGCAAAGGGGTCAAAACCAGTTTAACTCACCCTCAGCTGATGCAATGGATCAGTCGCCAGGGCCGAAAAGCCAGAATTCGCTGTGCCGTCTGTACCGGATCGGCGCTGCTGGCTCAGGCCGGACTGCTGGATCACAAAGCCGCAACCACTAGCAAACACCAATATCACTGGGTCAGTGAACTCAATCCCAAGGTGAAATGGCAGCCTGTCGCCAGATGGGTTCAGGATGGTAATACCTTCACCTCATCCGGCACGGCCGCAGGGTTGGATATGACGCTTGGTCTTATCGCCTTTTTGATGGGAGAAGAAGCGGCACGTAAGGTTGCCATTGACGCAGAGTATCTCTGGCGCAACGATCCGGACGACGATCCTTTCGCACCACTTCATCTGGTCGAGTGA
- a CDS encoding bile acid:sodium symporter family protein, with the protein MLGIVIRLFPLWAVLLSAYAYVQPDFFVALKTAIVPLLTFVMLTMGLTLKTTDFLAVVQNKRAVSVGVLLQFTVMPLVAIVLSLALGFNPEQTVGMVLVGSVAGGTASNVICYLAKGDVALSITMTAMSTLLGVFLTPLLTGSLAGLSVEVPMMAMLASLVKIVLLPVLGGVVINHFAAGFTRRLVPVLPLLSVVAIVMIIAIVVALNAESLTQIGPVIALAVILHNGIGLAAGYYSCRLLGFNETVCRTIAIEVGLQNSGLATALAMKFFSPVAAIPGTLFSIWHNISGSMLAAYWSKKAPAQRVDPLAS; encoded by the coding sequence ATGCTAGGGATAGTGATCAGACTTTTTCCGCTGTGGGCTGTGCTGCTCTCAGCTTATGCTTATGTTCAGCCGGATTTTTTTGTGGCGTTGAAAACCGCGATTGTGCCGTTGCTGACCTTTGTGATGTTAACCATGGGACTGACATTGAAAACGACGGATTTTCTGGCAGTCGTCCAGAACAAACGTGCGGTGAGTGTTGGTGTCCTGCTGCAGTTTACCGTCATGCCGCTGGTGGCTATTGTGCTGAGCCTGGCATTGGGGTTTAACCCTGAGCAAACCGTCGGTATGGTGCTGGTGGGCAGCGTCGCCGGTGGGACTGCATCCAATGTGATTTGCTATCTCGCCAAAGGGGATGTTGCGCTGTCTATTACTATGACGGCCATGTCGACCTTGCTGGGTGTGTTTCTGACCCCACTGCTCACCGGCTCTCTGGCGGGACTGAGCGTCGAAGTTCCGATGATGGCGATGCTCGCCAGTCTGGTAAAAATCGTGCTGTTACCTGTGCTGGGCGGGGTGGTGATCAATCATTTTGCAGCGGGTTTCACGCGCCGGCTGGTTCCCGTCCTGCCTTTGTTGTCTGTGGTTGCCATTGTCATGATTATTGCGATTGTGGTGGCGCTCAACGCTGAAAGCCTGACGCAAATCGGGCCTGTGATTGCGCTGGCGGTGATTCTTCATAATGGGATTGGTCTGGCCGCCGGATATTATTCCTGCCGTCTGTTGGGATTCAACGAGACGGTCTGCCGTACGATTGCCATTGAGGTTGGTTTACAAAATTCCGGTCTGGCAACGGCGCTGGCGATGAAATTCTTCTCCCCGGTGGCGGCGATACCCGGCACGCTGTTTTCAATCTGGCATAACATTTCAGGCTCAATGCTGGCGGCGTACTGGTCTAAAAAAGCCCCGGCTCAACGTGTGGATCCGCTCGCAAGCTGA
- a CDS encoding crotonase/enoyl-CoA hydratase family protein produces MSNWQRLLVTEEAGIVTVSLNRPDKLNALDIQLFKELDSVSQSLRKRKDIRAIILTGEGSNFSSGLDVKSVATSPGKVLGVLKKWMPGNANLAQRVSRNWRRIPVPVIAAIEGRCYGGGMQIVLGADFRFATPESELSIMEIRWGLVPDMAGLLSLRELVAKDVAMKLTMTGEIISGSRAQQLGLVTEIHDHPRQAAQVLAQQLCQASPDAIAAIKSTTTRSWSRSERYLLARETISQLRLILGKNFHIAGYRQRNKADKPYRQRQSFW; encoded by the coding sequence ATGTCAAACTGGCAACGGCTTTTGGTAACAGAAGAAGCGGGGATCGTTACCGTCTCGTTAAACCGGCCCGATAAACTGAATGCGCTGGATATCCAATTATTTAAAGAGCTGGATAGCGTCAGCCAGTCTTTGCGTAAGCGAAAAGATATTCGCGCCATCATTCTGACCGGTGAGGGCAGTAACTTCAGCAGCGGCCTGGATGTGAAAAGTGTGGCGACCTCACCGGGCAAGGTCTTGGGCGTGCTGAAGAAATGGATGCCGGGCAATGCCAATCTCGCCCAGCGGGTATCGCGCAACTGGCGCCGAATTCCCGTGCCAGTGATTGCAGCGATAGAAGGGCGTTGTTATGGCGGTGGCATGCAGATCGTGCTGGGTGCCGATTTTCGTTTTGCCACCCCGGAATCTGAATTGTCAATCATGGAAATCCGCTGGGGTCTGGTGCCAGATATGGCGGGCTTACTGTCATTACGCGAGTTGGTGGCAAAAGATGTGGCGATGAAGCTCACGATGACCGGCGAAATCATATCCGGCTCTCGTGCGCAGCAACTGGGCCTGGTCACGGAAATTCATGATCATCCGCGCCAGGCCGCGCAAGTGCTGGCTCAGCAGCTTTGTCAGGCGTCGCCGGATGCGATTGCTGCCATCAAATCCACCACAACCCGAAGCTGGTCACGCAGCGAACGCTATTTGCTGGCCAGAGAAACCATCAGCCAGCTGAGATTGATTCTGGGAAAGAATTTTCACATCGCCGGATACAGACAGCGCAATAAAGCGGATAAACCCTATCGGCAACGCCAGTCATTTTGGTAA
- a CDS encoding rhomboid family intramembrane serine protease gives MDQSDKDAIYFIGAVVVVCFAVQLVNVVLNGYLLDYGLLPRHLNHAIGLFAYPFIHGSWAHLFSNMVSFSALAYLVSRSGVARLISVFMISWAVSGVGVWLFGRMHYHIGLSGIVYGLWAYLLVYAVLRRSLKSMAIALIVMFFYGPMLTGIIPAHSWISYESHLSGALAGVMAGYVFARRDKAKAVANVEQ, from the coding sequence TTGGACCAAAGTGACAAAGACGCTATCTATTTTATTGGTGCTGTCGTGGTGGTGTGTTTTGCCGTACAGCTTGTCAATGTCGTGTTGAATGGCTATCTGTTGGATTATGGCTTACTACCCAGGCACCTGAACCATGCGATAGGCCTGTTCGCCTATCCGTTTATCCATGGCTCGTGGGCACACCTATTCAGTAATATGGTGTCATTCTCTGCCCTAGCTTATCTGGTGTCCCGTTCAGGTGTGGCCAGACTGATTTCTGTTTTTATGATCAGTTGGGCGGTCAGCGGGGTCGGTGTGTGGTTATTTGGCCGCATGCATTACCATATTGGTTTGAGCGGAATTGTCTACGGGCTCTGGGCGTACCTGCTGGTGTATGCGGTGCTCAGACGTAGTTTGAAGTCGATGGCTATCGCTTTGATTGTGATGTTTTTTTACGGCCCGATGCTGACGGGGATCATTCCCGCGCATAGTTGGATCAGTTACGAGAGCCACTTATCCGGTGCGCTGGCCGGCGTGATGGCTGGCTATGTGTTTGCACGACGGGATAAAGCCAAAGCCGTAGCGAATGTTGAACAATAA
- a CDS encoding cobyric acid synthase, with protein sequence MQPTVRALMVQGTTSDAGKSVLVAGLCRVLARKGILVAPFKPQNMALNSAVTADGGEIGRAQAVQAFACGIEPTVDMNPVLLKPNTDTAAQVIVQGKAVEDMDAIGFQGYKQFVLPSILQSFARLQERYDTVVIEGAGSPAEVNLRENDVANMGFAEPADVPVIIVADIDRGGVFAHLYGTLALLSESEQARVKGFVINRFRGDITLLQSGLDWLEQKTGKPVLGVLPYLHGLMLEAEDAISVQQVAKVEKPLQVVVPVFTRISNHTDFDALRMHPQVNVHLIGKGEPLPAADLIILPGSKSVRSDLAYLREQGWDQQIARHLRLGGKVMGICGGYQMLGEWVSDPHGLEGEPGQSRGLGYLPVSTMLAPEKQLKRSQGTLRLPGMPSVEVSGYEIHAGVTSGVSPDSAPVHLHTDSGNLADGAIGVDDQVFGTYLHGVFDKPSACSAILNWAGLADCQTPDMDQIKADNIERLADEIEQHLNLAALWPEWKHLFQKV encoded by the coding sequence ATGCAACCAACTGTTCGTGCCCTGATGGTTCAGGGAACCACCTCCGATGCAGGGAAAAGCGTATTGGTCGCCGGATTGTGCCGGGTACTGGCCAGAAAAGGTATTCTGGTCGCGCCATTCAAACCGCAAAACATGGCCCTGAACAGTGCTGTCACTGCTGATGGCGGTGAGATTGGCCGTGCTCAGGCCGTTCAGGCCTTCGCTTGCGGCATTGAGCCAACGGTAGATATGAATCCGGTGCTGCTGAAACCGAACACGGACACGGCCGCCCAGGTAATTGTGCAGGGTAAGGCTGTTGAGGACATGGATGCGATTGGCTTTCAGGGTTACAAACAATTTGTGTTGCCCTCGATTTTGCAATCTTTCGCCCGCCTGCAGGAACGCTATGACACCGTGGTGATTGAAGGGGCAGGCAGTCCGGCTGAAGTAAACCTGCGCGAGAACGATGTTGCCAATATGGGCTTTGCTGAACCTGCTGATGTGCCTGTCATTATTGTGGCCGACATCGATCGCGGCGGCGTGTTTGCGCATCTGTACGGCACGCTTGCGCTCTTGTCTGAGTCAGAGCAGGCCAGAGTCAAAGGTTTTGTGATTAACCGCTTTCGCGGCGATATCACCTTGTTGCAATCCGGGCTTGACTGGCTGGAGCAGAAAACAGGCAAGCCTGTGCTGGGTGTATTGCCTTATCTGCATGGCCTGATGCTGGAAGCCGAAGATGCGATTTCTGTTCAGCAGGTGGCAAAAGTGGAAAAGCCCTTGCAGGTTGTGGTGCCTGTGTTCACGCGAATCAGTAATCACACCGATTTTGATGCCCTGCGGATGCACCCGCAGGTGAATGTTCACTTGATTGGTAAAGGGGAACCATTGCCGGCCGCGGATCTGATCATTTTGCCCGGCAGTAAAAGTGTGCGCAGTGATTTAGCCTATCTGCGTGAGCAGGGCTGGGATCAGCAGATTGCCCGCCATTTACGCCTTGGTGGCAAGGTCATGGGAATTTGCGGCGGTTACCAGATGCTGGGTGAGTGGGTGTCGGACCCGCACGGCCTGGAAGGAGAACCGGGTCAGAGCCGCGGCTTAGGTTACTTGCCTGTTTCAACCATGCTGGCGCCCGAAAAGCAGCTGAAACGCTCTCAGGGCACATTACGTTTGCCTGGGATGCCCTCGGTTGAGGTCAGCGGTTATGAAATTCACGCCGGGGTGACATCGGGCGTGTCGCCGGACTCAGCACCGGTTCATTTGCACACAGACAGCGGAAATCTTGCCGACGGTGCAATTGGTGTCGATGATCAGGTGTTCGGCACTTACTTACACGGTGTGTTTGATAAACCTTCAGCCTGCAGCGCAATTCTGAACTGGGCCGGGTTGGCGGACTGTCAGACACCAGATATGGATCAAATCAAAGCGGACAACATCGAACGTCTGGCGGATGAAATTGAACAGCATCTCAATTTGGCTGCGCTTTGGCCTGAATGGAAGCATTTGTTTCAAAAGGTATAA
- a CDS encoding DUF1840 domain-containing protein: MLITFHSQASANITMFGDVAKQLIHMMGYCENIPGIIDVDDVPQALLNLQTQLAEAEKRDVAQQAEAEAEEDPWEEKEPQISMTTRARPLIEMLESAIADEVVVMWESDS, from the coding sequence ATGTTAATTACCTTTCACTCCCAAGCCAGTGCCAATATCACCATGTTTGGTGATGTGGCAAAACAACTGATTCATATGATGGGATATTGCGAAAATATTCCCGGTATTATTGATGTCGATGACGTGCCGCAAGCTTTGCTGAATCTGCAAACTCAGCTGGCGGAAGCGGAGAAACGAGATGTTGCTCAGCAAGCTGAAGCAGAGGCAGAAGAGGATCCCTGGGAAGAGAAAGAACCACAGATCAGCATGACGACAAGAGCCCGGCCACTGATCGAGATGCTGGAATCTGCCATCGCGGATGAAGTTGTGGTGATGTGGGAATCAGACAGCTGA
- a CDS encoding alpha/beta fold hydrolase, producing MNGISPQERHRFKSISYQDIGQGPVILLGHAYLWDSTMWQHQIAVLSQHFRCIVPDFWGHGESEAAPSASATLADYASLINELLEHLGIEQMGVAGHSLGGSWAIELGVLAPAKVKSLALLDSFAGLEPEVVNLKYQALLREAESAQCFSQTFIDFFTPLQFGLNTAQRRPELVAQFRACLAQYQGDAVSALAQAGRMWFGRRDSFEDAENFALPCLLLVGAQDRIRSVLESHLMLDGVTGSRLELIAEAGHLTPLEQPEEVTGHLLPFFRHTME from the coding sequence ATGAACGGTATTTCCCCGCAGGAACGGCATCGATTTAAGAGCATCAGTTATCAGGATATCGGGCAGGGACCGGTGATCCTTCTGGGTCATGCTTACCTGTGGGACAGCACAATGTGGCAGCATCAGATTGCTGTGCTCAGTCAGCATTTTCGTTGTATCGTGCCAGATTTCTGGGGACACGGGGAATCTGAAGCCGCGCCGTCCGCCAGCGCGACGCTGGCTGACTATGCCAGTTTGATCAATGAATTACTTGAGCACCTTGGTATCGAGCAAATGGGTGTTGCAGGTCACTCACTGGGCGGAAGCTGGGCGATCGAACTGGGGGTGCTTGCCCCGGCCAAAGTGAAGTCGCTGGCGCTGCTGGACAGTTTTGCCGGCCTGGAGCCTGAAGTGGTGAACCTGAAATATCAGGCGCTGTTACGGGAGGCAGAATCCGCTCAGTGTTTCAGCCAGACTTTTATTGATTTCTTTACGCCGTTACAGTTCGGTCTGAATACAGCGCAGCGCCGGCCTGAACTGGTCGCGCAGTTTCGTGCCTGCTTAGCGCAATATCAGGGCGATGCGGTCAGTGCGCTGGCTCAGGCCGGGCGTATGTGGTTTGGTCGCCGTGATAGTTTTGAGGATGCCGAAAACTTTGCACTCCCTTGTCTGCTGCTTGTCGGCGCGCAAGACAGAATTCGCTCTGTGCTGGAATCGCACCTGATGCTGGATGGTGTCACCGGAAGCCGCCTTGAGCTGATTGCAGAAGCAGGCCATTTAACCCCCCTGGAACAACCGGAAGAGGTCACAGGCCATTTACTGCCATTTTTCCGGCACACCATGGAATGA
- the aroG gene encoding 3-deoxy-7-phosphoheptulonate synthase AroG, with the protein MHKTDDVRIKEIKELLPPVAVLEKFPATENASETVYEARKAIHNILNDEDDRLLVVVGPCSIHDPKAAIEYGARLKTLRDELKDRLEIVMRVYFEKPRTTVGWKGLINDPYMDDSFQLNDGLRMGRKLLLDLTDMGMPTAGEFLDMITPQYMGDLISWGAIGARTTESQVHRELASGLSCPVGFKNGTDGNIKIATDAIGSASAPHHFLSVTKFGHSAIVSTAGNEDCHIILRGGKEPNYSAEHVNVVVEQLANAGHRQKVMIDFSHANSLKQYKRQILVAEDVGQQIASGNKAIFGVMIESHLVEGRQDIVDGKVATYGQSITDACIGWEDTESVLRELAEKVEQRRQKS; encoded by the coding sequence ATGCATAAAACAGACGACGTAAGAATTAAAGAAATTAAAGAATTATTGCCACCAGTTGCCGTGCTGGAGAAGTTTCCGGCCACTGAAAACGCATCGGAAACTGTGTATGAAGCGCGTAAAGCCATTCATAACATTTTAAATGATGAAGACGATCGCTTGCTGGTCGTGGTTGGTCCTTGTTCCATTCATGATCCCAAAGCGGCAATTGAGTACGGCGCACGCCTGAAAACATTGCGTGACGAACTGAAAGATCGTCTGGAAATTGTGATGCGTGTTTATTTTGAAAAACCGCGTACCACAGTGGGCTGGAAAGGTTTGATCAACGACCCGTATATGGATGACAGCTTCCAGCTCAATGACGGTTTGCGCATGGGTCGTAAACTGCTGCTGGATCTGACCGATATGGGCATGCCGACAGCTGGTGAATTCCTGGATATGATCACGCCGCAGTACATGGGCGATCTCATCAGTTGGGGTGCAATCGGTGCACGTACGACTGAATCTCAGGTTCACCGTGAGCTGGCCTCAGGTTTGTCTTGTCCGGTTGGATTTAAAAACGGTACCGACGGCAATATCAAAATTGCGACCGATGCGATCGGTTCCGCCAGTGCGCCACACCATTTCCTTTCGGTGACCAAGTTCGGCCACTCAGCGATAGTATCGACAGCGGGCAATGAAGACTGCCATATCATTCTGCGTGGCGGTAAAGAGCCAAATTACAGCGCTGAACATGTAAATGTTGTGGTTGAACAACTGGCAAATGCCGGTCATCGCCAGAAAGTGATGATCGACTTCAGCCACGCCAACAGCCTGAAGCAATACAAGCGCCAGATTCTGGTTGCTGAAGATGTGGGTCAGCAAATTGCCAGCGGGAACAAAGCGATCTTCGGGGTGATGATTGAAAGTCACCTGGTTGAAGGTCGTCAGGATATTGTTGATGGCAAAGTGGCCACGTACGGCCAGAGCATCACGGATGCCTGTATTGGCTGGGAAGACACTGAAAGCGTGTTGCGTGAGCTGGCAGAGAAAGTCGAGCAGCGTCGTCAGAAGTCATGA
- a CDS encoding AraC family transcriptional regulator, which translates to MTVRLSIRSYSLVMRAHHHVYHQLVIPLHGSITLTLPDFSGKVGPGQCVVIGAERMHEFKADEKCRFLVADLDHLPESMRLLAQPVFATSPELVAYCHFLELQLTQSTRPDLIASMSALFYQLLQSQIVPVCRDGRIREAVRFLNEDISRTPSLRELAALSCLSLSQFKLLFKQHMGMTAGQYLLTQRMIKAKALLAHSDLPVSLIAERVGFTDVSAFSRRFSSYWEETPRQIRRR; encoded by the coding sequence ATGACGGTCAGACTCTCCATTCGAAGCTACTCCCTGGTCATGCGTGCACATCATCATGTCTATCACCAGTTAGTCATTCCCCTACATGGCAGCATCACCCTGACATTACCGGACTTTTCCGGAAAGGTCGGGCCTGGGCAATGTGTGGTGATTGGCGCTGAGAGGATGCATGAATTTAAAGCGGATGAGAAATGCCGATTTCTGGTCGCTGACCTGGATCATTTGCCGGAGAGTATGCGATTGCTCGCCCAGCCGGTGTTTGCAACTTCGCCTGAACTGGTTGCCTATTGCCACTTTCTTGAGCTTCAACTGACACAGTCGACCCGGCCGGATTTGATCGCGTCAATGTCAGCGCTGTTTTATCAGTTATTGCAAAGTCAGATCGTGCCTGTGTGTCGTGATGGCCGAATCAGAGAAGCCGTACGTTTTCTGAACGAAGACATTAGCCGAACACCGTCCCTTCGCGAACTGGCGGCCTTGTCCTGTCTCAGCCTCAGTCAGTTTAAGCTGCTGTTCAAGCAGCATATGGGGATGACAGCGGGGCAGTACTTGCTCACCCAGCGCATGATAAAAGCCAAGGCCCTGCTGGCGCATTCAGATCTGCCCGTCTCTTTGATTGCCGAGCGTGTCGGTTTTACAGATGTGTCAGCATTCAGCCGTCGTTTTTCTTCTTATTGGGAGGAGACTCCCCGACAGATCCGCCGGCGATGA
- a CDS encoding tRNA-binding protein codes for MDICWQDFEKVDLRVGQIIAVEAFPEARRPAFKLWLDFGEEIGQRKSSAQITDLYDATTLVGKKVMAVVNFPAKQIGPFMSECLVTGFYREDGSVVLAVPDQDIPVGARLG; via the coding sequence ATGGATATTTGCTGGCAGGATTTTGAAAAAGTGGATCTCCGGGTCGGGCAAATCATTGCCGTCGAAGCTTTTCCGGAAGCAAGGCGACCGGCCTTTAAGCTCTGGCTGGATTTTGGTGAGGAGATAGGTCAGCGCAAAAGCAGTGCACAAATTACCGACTTGTATGATGCCACAACACTGGTGGGTAAAAAGGTGATGGCAGTGGTCAACTTTCCGGCCAAGCAGATCGGTCCCTTTATGTCGGAATGTCTGGTGACCGGATTCTACCGGGAGGATGGTTCTGTCGTGCTGGCGGTACCGGATCAGGATATTCCTGTGGGTGCCCGGCTGGGTTAG